A window of the Pseudomonadota bacterium genome harbors these coding sequences:
- a CDS encoding NarK family nitrate/nitrite MFS transporter, which translates to MHQPARGLHLWSFQGKTRILHLSWCAFFLSFVVWFNHAPLLAAIRDTLGLSDAEIKTLLILNVALTIPARIIVGMVVDRFGPRISFTGLLVAGGGLCFPFAAAESYELLALSRFLLGFVGAGFVIGIRMIGEWFPARQVGLAQGVYAGWGNFGSAAAAITLPILALSIGGAEGWRYAVASTGVITIVYALVYYLSARDTPEGATYFKPNKHGGLEVTSRGDFFCYLAMNVPLYLALALLAAKLAGLGLLSELAHRSIDLILLTTFCYQCLRIYQINARVFAQPRPSVHRYKFKQVAILSLAYAVTFGSELAVVSMLPLFFEDTFGLSSVTAGFLAAPFALVVVVMRPLGGYVSDRFGRKRTLVTVMIGLCCGYALMSQIDTSWPIALAVAACIGCGLFVHLGTGAVFAIIPLIQRRLTGQIAGLAGAYGNAGGVAFLTVLATVDTSTFFLTIAASAAILVGLVLFLDEPTGTMVEVLPDGTVQLIDVT; encoded by the coding sequence ACGCTCGGGCTCAGCGACGCAGAGATCAAGACCCTGCTGATCCTCAACGTGGCGCTCACCATCCCGGCCCGCATCATCGTCGGGATGGTGGTCGATCGCTTCGGTCCGCGCATCAGCTTCACGGGTCTCCTGGTCGCGGGCGGCGGACTGTGCTTCCCGTTCGCGGCGGCCGAGAGCTACGAGCTCCTCGCCCTGTCGCGCTTTCTCCTCGGCTTCGTGGGGGCCGGCTTCGTGATCGGCATCCGCATGATCGGCGAGTGGTTCCCCGCCCGCCAGGTGGGCCTGGCCCAGGGGGTCTATGCCGGCTGGGGCAATTTCGGCTCCGCGGCCGCCGCCATCACCCTCCCGATCTTGGCGCTCTCCATCGGCGGTGCTGAGGGCTGGCGGTACGCGGTCGCGAGCACGGGCGTGATCACCATCGTCTATGCCCTGGTCTACTATTTGAGCGCCCGCGACACGCCCGAGGGCGCGACCTATTTCAAGCCCAACAAGCACGGCGGGCTGGAGGTGACCAGCCGCGGCGATTTCTTCTGCTACCTCGCCATGAACGTGCCGCTCTACCTCGCGCTGGCCTTGCTGGCGGCGAAGCTCGCGGGCCTCGGCCTCCTGTCGGAGCTGGCACACCGTTCCATCGATCTCATCCTGCTCACCACCTTCTGCTACCAGTGCCTGCGCATCTATCAGATCAACGCGCGGGTGTTCGCGCAGCCGCGCCCCTCGGTACACCGCTACAAGTTCAAGCAGGTGGCCATCCTGAGCCTCGCCTATGCGGTCACCTTCGGATCCGAGCTGGCCGTGGTGTCGATGCTGCCGCTGTTCTTCGAGGACACCTTCGGGCTGTCGTCGGTGACGGCCGGTTTCCTGGCCGCGCCCTTCGCGCTGGTGGTGGTAGTCATGCGTCCGCTCGGTGGTTATGTGAGCGATCGCTTCGGGCGCAAGCGGACGCTCGTCACCGTCATGATCGGCCTCTGCTGCGGCTATGCGCTGATGAGCCAGATCGACACGAGTTGGCCCATCGCGCTGGCCGTCGCGGCCTGCATCGGCTGCGGGTTGTTCGTGCACCTCGGTACGGGCGCGGTGTTCGCCATCATCCCGCTCATCCAGCGCCGCCTCACCGGCCAGATCGCCGGGCTGGCCGGGGCCTACGGCAACGCCGGCGGCGTCGCCTTCCTGACCGTGCTGGCCACCGTGGATACCTCCACGTTCTTTCTCACCATCGCCGCCTCGGCGGCCATCTTGGTCGGGCTGGTCTTGTTCCTCGACGAACCGACCGGGACCATGGTGGAAGTACTGCCCGATGGTACGGTGCAGTTGATCG